The Oikeobacillus pervagus genomic interval GAGATTCTAAGGGGAAGAAAGAGAAACCCCTTGATTGGTAAGGGGTTTTTGCTAGTGGGCACTTCCTCCTTTTGGATTTATGTGAACTAGGTTTGTATAAAGCATTCACATATGTTTAATGATTTATTTTTAGGATTTAAATTTATTATCTATTTCTTTAAATTCCTCACTATCAATATCTGGTGGTTCATCCTCATCTTTTCTTAATTTCCAACCAATAAAAAGGTAAGAGCTGTATTCAAAATAAATGGTAGCCATCCTTTACTCGTTTGAAGTATGCCAACAGATTTTAAAGCTTTTGGTATTGCATCTGTAATAAAAGCAAGAGGTATTTCAAGGAATAAATACAAAATAAAGAACAATACTAAATCCAATAATGAATTATATTGGAAACCTATTATTCTTAAAAAGATGTATTCAAAAAATGCAATAAAGAGTAATATTATCAGTACGATAGAAATAGAGATACCTACAGTTTTAAATTTATTGATATGAACTGCCTCCTTCAAATTATTTTTCTCAATATTTAAATTAGAACAGGTAATTATCATTACCAATTATTAGTTAAAAAATGATTTATATATATAAGGAACCTGAGAAAGTCTCTCTTCTTATTTTATTTATTCATCATCATTAAGGAACTATATGCATTCACTTTTCCTTCTCCAAAATAATTGTCTCTACCAGGCTTACCGATATCAGAACTTCCCTTCTCTAGATATTTAAGCGCTTTATTAACAGAAGGCTTATTACCTGTTCGTTCTGTATACTCTGAAATAATAAGAGCTGCCGTAGCACTGACTTGTGGTACGGCATAACTTGTTCCTTCAGTTAGTGTGTATCCTTGAGGAATTCCAAGTGATTGATCTAAAGGTGTATTCATTTGATTAATTGGAAAAGTTGTTATGATCATTTCATTTGTATTATTGGATCCATTATCATCAAAAAGAGAGCCGCCAGGCGCAGAGAAATCAACTTCTTTACCAAAGTTTGAATAATAGGCTAAGTTATTATTCTTTGTATTACTTGAATCTGTTATAACATTATGTAAACCACCGGGTAAGTGCTTAAATTTAGGCTCTTTCAATTCATCCAAATCAAATCCATCATTTCCGGCAGAGGCTATTACAACAAACCCTTTTCTTTCTGCATATTTTACAGCTTTTTTATATGCCTTAATCAGTAACTTATCTTCTTTTTCTGACTTAATAAAATAAGTACCGAGGCTTAAGTTAATCACATCATTATCATTATTAGCTGCATCAATAATAGCATCTATCACCCATACTGATTTCCCTACCTCATTTCCAATAACTTTGTAAGGAACAATTGTTGTCTCTGGAGCAATACTTGACATTATCCCAGCAATAGTTGTGCCATGACCTAATTCATCAGTAATATCCATGTCATTTGTGACATAATTTTTTGCTAATGTTAAATCAATATTTTCTTTTATCAATGGGTGTTCTATATCTACTCCACTATCTATTAAAGCAATTGTGGAATGTTCCCCTGTATCAATAGATAAATTCTTATAATCACTTGTCACATCTTTTAAATACCAATTAAAAGGCGTAAATGTTTCAGAATTTAGTGATGGAAACTCGATATTAGTCAAATTGATTAGATTCTTTAAACTCATCGAGTGTTAATTGCTTCACTTCGTTTAGAATTCTATTTGGTGTAACGGTATCTTCGTAAGGCGAAATGAGATCTGGTAATTCCCCTTGTATATCTATATATTCTATTATTTTATTTTCAATTTTATTTACATCTATATTTTTAGAATTCTCTACATATATTAATCCAATATCTTCGATTGCTGTTACATTCAAAGACGGGTATTGGTTTTTCATTATTTCTAAAACTTCTTTTAAACCGGAAATGAGACTAATATGAAAAAAATACTTAGAAGAACAAACAAATACTTTTTACTTAAATTCATTTTCCTAC includes:
- a CDS encoding S8 family serine peptidase encodes the protein MTNIEFPSLNSETFTPFNWYLKDVTSDYKNLSIDTGEHSTIALIDSGVDIEHPLIKENIDLTLAKNYVTNDMDITDELGHGTTIAGIMSSIAPETTIVPYKVIGNEVGKSVWVIDAIIDAANNDNDVINLSLGTYFIKSEKEDKLLIKAYKKAVKYAERKGFVVIASAGNDGFDLDELKEPKFKHLPGGLHNVITDSSNTKNNNLAYYSNFGKEVDFSAPGGSLFDDNGSNNTNEMIITTFPINQMNTPLDQSLGIPQGYTLTEGTSYAVPQVSATAALIISEYTERTGNKPSVNKALKYLEKGSSDIGKPGRDNYFGEGKVNAYSSLMMMNK
- a CDS encoding YrvL family regulatory protein, producing MKEAVHINKFKTVGISISIVLIILLFIAFFEYIFLRIIGFQYNSLLDLVLFFILYLFLEIPLAFITDAIPKALKSVGILQTSKGWLPFILNTALTFLLVGN